Proteins from a genomic interval of Stomatohabitans albus:
- the ilvE gene encoding branched-chain-amino-acid transaminase codes for MAGSFGTTFAPLMAVSQSDANGVYEPVTMQPFGPISLSPAAHVLHYGSACFEGLKAHRGEDGVVRLFRLDAHVNRLVQTASLMHLPHPPAAFMTDAIYSTVQANLDAIPAQPDSAYVRPMIIGTEPNIGAAGHPSTSASFMVLVSPVGQYFSADKALRIAVETELLRTTPMFGRAKAGANYALALPPTMAAEAAYEADQVLFAPGGDIQETGASNVMVFTENTLITPPLSDAFLHGVTRDSIIQLARDNGMTIEERHISVDELVSLAPTGEVALTGTAAIMAPVGTLIVDGQEVPIRDGKPGDTTTALRAQLRAIQQGTAPDTHGWLTPVTR; via the coding sequence ATGGCCGGATCATTCGGTACCACCTTTGCCCCCCTCATGGCCGTCAGCCAATCAGATGCCAACGGGGTCTATGAGCCGGTAACGATGCAACCATTTGGACCGATCTCACTTTCTCCTGCTGCCCATGTCTTGCACTATGGCAGTGCATGTTTTGAAGGGTTAAAGGCCCATCGTGGGGAGGATGGTGTTGTTCGTCTATTTCGTTTAGATGCCCACGTAAACCGCCTGGTCCAAACGGCGTCACTCATGCATCTACCCCATCCTCCGGCTGCGTTCATGACCGATGCGATCTATTCCACGGTGCAGGCCAATTTGGATGCGATCCCAGCCCAGCCAGATAGTGCCTATGTCCGCCCGATGATTATTGGGACCGAACCCAATATCGGAGCAGCTGGTCATCCCAGCACAAGCGCTTCTTTTATGGTCCTCGTGAGTCCTGTCGGGCAGTATTTTTCGGCCGATAAAGCCCTGCGTATTGCCGTTGAAACAGAACTGTTGCGTACCACACCAATGTTTGGGCGGGCGAAGGCAGGTGCAAACTATGCCCTTGCCCTGCCACCAACCATGGCTGCTGAAGCGGCCTATGAAGCTGACCAGGTACTCTTTGCCCCAGGTGGGGATATTCAAGAAACCGGAGCCAGCAACGTGATGGTCTTTACTGAAAACACACTGATCACACCGCCGCTATCTGATGCATTCTTACACGGGGTGACCAGGGACTCCATCATTCAACTTGCTCGTGACAATGGTATGACGATTGAAGAACGCCATATCAGTGTGGATGAACTGGTTTCCCTTGCCCCAACCGGTGAAGTGGCATTGACCGGTACGGCAGCGATCATGGCGCCGGTAGGCACCTTAATTGTCGATGGTCAAGAAGTACCCATTCGTGATGGTAAGCCGGGTGATACTACGACGGCACTTCGAGCACAACTCCGGGCAATACAACAAGGTACTGCACCTGATACCCATGGATGGTTAACCCCAGTCACCAGGTAG
- the glgB gene encoding 1,4-alpha-glucan branching protein GlgB, whose amino-acid sequence MASMVFDGAGEWLANQRWFGAKDRTIEHIIPTNIWQVSSPEEHPTWLITVDLHGQDKSIGTITLLVTRCSADDPDRIGEVDHIPVAEVSTRPGAILVLVRAVLDHRSLPDGLRSGSMNTLTELPLKEARVIGGEQSNSTFEVDGQVAVKLNRTFEDGPDPEFELGRELTLAKTPGVVPLLGVMVGPRLEGIITIHALVHDAINGWEAAMDTMRGKDVLLSPSWMYTLGQHLKTIHKHLHDRLPVDAPHLNAHDWEERLNTNSQETIQAMAEAGFDATGGLMNHLNYVLGHLPRHPEPVQRVHGDLHLGQTLIESDGDWWIIDFAGEPGRSHSERHEPKGRMHDLAGLTRSIAYAEATAIREGMDPRFAHEWAQASRKQLLSGYGLTTADRQWLYVHELERHLYEVRYELSHRPEWAAVPLSGFDDDPTDIIRADTPPAPIIPTVVTKAKPKSSQGDHYAIVIDTPTPINGASTDTKPVGMTAPSDVQTHEPDEDTDPDSESDPAEEDAPTDDTPQTMSTDVQVEVQVNDPSQSDTDSAPISPVSSDTIDLPSDDEEDTMTDMSSGSEPEPRPSHDVLLEMAPQLADGRCVAPHDVLGVHRTADGWVHRIWRPDATDVFYHVTPDAAPVAATERHPGLFESPFFDDQPNPGQARWQVHYGDDVFTLVDPYAFEPTIGELDRYLWGEGRHEEAWTMLGANRRTLHGISGIAFAVWAPNAHAVRVIGEFNSWDGRLHPMRSLGESGIWELFIPDVPDGSLYKFELVTADQRLVTRADPFAKYAEIPPGQASRVFTSSGIDTASPNWTPEERPHAEQLSIYEVHLGSWRWHENRPLTYAELADELVPYVKELGFTHVEFLPVAEHPYAPSWGYQVTGQFAPTSRYGSPDDFRKLVKAFHDAGIGVIVDWVPAHFPKDEWALAQFDGTHLFEHADPRQGEHPDWGTLVYNYGRNEVRNFLVASALFWIEEMGVDGLRVDAVASMLYLDYSREEGEWVPNEYGGRENLAAVRFLQEVNATVYKRNPYALMIAEESTSWDGVSRPTDQGGLGFGFKWNMGWMHDTLEYIQHETVHRKWHHDDLTFGLVYAWSENFVLPLSHDEVVHGKEALLAKMPGDDWQKFANLRALYAWMWGHPGKQLLFMGSEFGQWREWSSERELDWGCLAAEPHIGIHKLVTDLNTVQAQYHAMYELDTVPEGFTWLIGDDADDNILAFVRNSVDEHPPVVVVANFAPVPRYDFPIPLPQRGAWREILNTDADIYGGSGVGNQGCVHAGLEGFNGQPASTRMTIPPLGVLYFTPDLDKS is encoded by the coding sequence ATGGCATCAATGGTTTTCGATGGAGCTGGTGAATGGCTTGCCAACCAGCGCTGGTTCGGGGCAAAAGATCGCACGATCGAACACATTATCCCGACCAATATTTGGCAAGTCAGCAGCCCAGAGGAACACCCCACATGGCTGATAACCGTCGATCTTCATGGGCAAGACAAAAGTATTGGCACCATCACGTTACTCGTAACACGGTGTTCAGCGGATGATCCAGACCGGATTGGTGAGGTTGATCACATCCCTGTTGCCGAGGTGAGCACCCGTCCTGGAGCCATTTTGGTACTCGTGCGTGCGGTCCTTGACCATCGATCTCTTCCAGATGGGTTGCGCTCGGGATCAATGAACACGCTGACTGAGCTACCACTGAAAGAAGCCCGTGTTATCGGTGGTGAACAAAGTAACTCAACCTTTGAAGTGGATGGGCAAGTTGCGGTCAAACTGAATCGTACGTTTGAGGACGGACCAGACCCAGAATTTGAGCTTGGTCGTGAATTGACCTTGGCTAAAACTCCTGGTGTTGTACCCCTACTGGGTGTAATGGTTGGTCCACGGCTTGAAGGCATCATCACCATCCATGCCCTCGTCCATGACGCCATAAATGGCTGGGAAGCCGCCATGGATACGATGCGGGGTAAGGATGTGCTCCTCTCCCCCTCCTGGATGTACACCCTCGGCCAGCATTTAAAAACCATTCATAAACATCTCCATGATCGATTGCCCGTTGATGCGCCTCATTTGAACGCACATGACTGGGAAGAGCGGCTGAATACCAATAGCCAGGAAACTATTCAGGCTATGGCTGAAGCAGGTTTTGATGCCACCGGCGGGTTAATGAACCACCTGAACTACGTGCTTGGCCACCTCCCACGCCACCCAGAACCGGTGCAGCGAGTTCATGGTGATCTTCATCTCGGACAGACTCTTATCGAATCTGATGGTGACTGGTGGATTATTGACTTTGCCGGTGAACCTGGTCGTAGCCATAGTGAACGGCATGAACCCAAAGGTCGGATGCATGATTTAGCCGGCCTTACCCGTTCAATCGCCTATGCGGAAGCAACGGCTATTCGAGAAGGGATGGATCCACGTTTCGCCCATGAGTGGGCACAAGCCTCACGCAAGCAGTTGCTGTCTGGATACGGGCTAACGACCGCTGATCGTCAATGGCTCTATGTGCATGAACTTGAACGCCATCTCTATGAAGTACGCTATGAGTTATCGCATCGCCCTGAATGGGCAGCAGTTCCCCTCAGCGGCTTCGATGATGATCCCACGGACATTATTCGAGCCGATACCCCACCTGCGCCCATTATTCCAACCGTAGTTACTAAGGCGAAACCAAAATCTTCCCAGGGTGACCACTACGCCATCGTCATTGATACACCAACACCCATCAATGGTGCATCTACCGATACCAAACCGGTGGGTATGACGGCTCCTTCAGATGTACAGACACATGAACCGGATGAGGATACAGACCCCGATAGCGAGTCTGACCCTGCCGAAGAAGATGCGCCAACTGACGATACCCCACAAACCATGTCGACTGACGTGCAGGTAGAGGTGCAGGTGAACGACCCTTCACAATCTGATACCGACTCAGCTCCCATTTCACCGGTGTCATCAGATACGATCGACCTACCTAGTGACGATGAGGAGGACACAATGACCGATATGTCTTCTGGTAGCGAACCAGAACCTCGTCCATCACATGACGTGCTCTTGGAGATGGCACCACAATTGGCAGACGGCCGGTGTGTAGCTCCCCACGATGTCTTGGGTGTCCATCGCACCGCTGATGGTTGGGTTCATCGAATCTGGCGTCCAGATGCCACAGACGTGTTCTATCACGTTACCCCTGATGCCGCTCCGGTAGCAGCCACGGAACGCCACCCCGGACTCTTTGAATCGCCTTTCTTTGATGACCAACCCAACCCTGGTCAGGCACGCTGGCAGGTGCATTATGGAGACGACGTATTCACCCTTGTTGATCCCTATGCATTTGAGCCAACCATCGGTGAACTCGATCGGTATCTTTGGGGTGAAGGTCGGCATGAAGAAGCCTGGACAATGTTGGGTGCGAACCGGCGGACCTTGCACGGTATCAGTGGGATTGCGTTTGCGGTTTGGGCACCCAATGCTCATGCAGTTCGGGTGATCGGAGAGTTCAACTCTTGGGATGGACGGCTTCATCCCATGCGGAGTTTGGGTGAAAGCGGAATCTGGGAGCTATTCATCCCAGATGTGCCCGATGGGTCCCTCTATAAGTTTGAGCTTGTGACGGCGGATCAGCGTCTTGTCACTCGTGCTGATCCATTTGCGAAGTATGCGGAGATTCCACCGGGTCAGGCAAGTCGTGTCTTTACCTCATCGGGTATAGATACCGCATCACCAAATTGGACGCCCGAAGAACGGCCGCATGCTGAGCAGTTGAGTATCTACGAGGTTCATCTTGGTTCTTGGCGCTGGCATGAAAACCGGCCGCTTACGTATGCTGAGTTAGCTGATGAGCTCGTGCCCTATGTTAAAGAATTGGGCTTTACACATGTTGAGTTTCTCCCGGTCGCAGAGCACCCCTATGCGCCATCGTGGGGATATCAAGTAACCGGTCAGTTCGCGCCAACCAGTCGGTACGGTTCTCCTGATGATTTCCGGAAACTCGTGAAAGCTTTCCATGATGCCGGCATTGGGGTCATCGTTGACTGGGTACCAGCGCACTTCCCTAAAGATGAGTGGGCGCTTGCCCAGTTTGATGGCACCCACCTGTTTGAGCATGCCGACCCACGCCAAGGCGAGCATCCTGACTGGGGCACGCTTGTGTATAACTATGGCCGCAATGAAGTGCGTAACTTCCTGGTTGCAAGTGCCTTATTTTGGATTGAAGAAATGGGCGTAGATGGGCTTCGGGTTGATGCCGTTGCCTCAATGCTGTATTTGGATTACAGCCGTGAAGAAGGGGAATGGGTTCCCAACGAATACGGTGGGCGAGAGAACCTTGCGGCTGTTCGATTCTTGCAAGAGGTCAATGCCACGGTCTATAAGCGCAACCCATATGCGCTTATGATTGCTGAAGAGTCAACGTCATGGGACGGAGTTAGTCGTCCGACGGACCAAGGTGGGCTGGGGTTTGGATTCAAGTGGAATATGGGGTGGATGCATGACACCTTGGAATATATTCAGCACGAAACGGTGCACCGGAAATGGCATCATGACGATTTGACCTTCGGATTGGTGTACGCCTGGAGTGAGAATTTTGTGCTCCCCCTTTCCCATGACGAAGTTGTCCATGGCAAGGAGGCGTTGCTTGCAAAAATGCCTGGTGATGACTGGCAGAAATTTGCCAATCTTCGTGCGCTCTATGCTTGGATGTGGGGCCATCCGGGTAAGCAGTTGCTCTTTATGGGTTCTGAATTTGGCCAATGGCGTGAATGGTCAAGTGAGCGTGAACTCGACTGGGGATGCCTCGCCGCAGAACCGCATATCGGTATTCATAAACTCGTCACAGATTTAAATACGGTACAAGCTCAATATCACGCAATGTATGAACTAGATACCGTTCCAGAAGGGTTCACCTGGCTCATTGGAGATGATGCCGATGACAATATTCTGGCTTTCGTTCGTAACAGCGTTGACGAGCATCCTCCAGTGGTGGTGGTTGCTAACTTTGCTCCGGTTCCACGATATGACTTCCCTATACCACTCCCCCAACGAGGGGCATGGCGTGAGATTCTTAACACCGATGCAGATATTTATGGCGGGTCGGGAGTAGGAAACCAAGGGTGTGTACATGCCGGTCTAGAGGGATTTAATGGACAGCCTGCCTCTACACGGATGACGATTCCCCCCTTGGGTGTTCTTTACTTCACCCCAGATTTGGATAAGTCCTAG
- the glgP gene encoding alpha-glucan family phosphorylase, with the protein MAKAIRTFRIKPSLPQELEQLNALAANLRWSWHRPTLDLFASIDPDLWEETGENPVKFINRLHPDRMESLRHDEAFLARVTREHDELQHYLTRDMWAQFQETPPTGIAYFSAEFGLTEVMQIYSGGLGILAGDHLKSASDLGLPLSGVGLFYRHGYFNQSLDSTHWQRESYPDVNPHDMPVERLSEHGEPVYVTVDLDGRTVTIQTWVASVGRVPLLLLDTDVEGNHPDDRVVTDRLYGGDATHRVRQEIVLGIGGIRALAEAVRLGVVPFTPTVFHANEGHAMFLQFERMRQLITGQRSVLVPGGTDGVTNGMTFEEAKEVARAGVLFTTHTPVPAGIDRFDRGLIEHWFANFADSFGGMDALLSLGHENGSDKFNMAMFGLRLSSKANGVSKLHGQVSREMFQSVWAGVEVSDVPITSITNGVHAETWTSNEMSQIFDEHLAEGWRWNPDAWANAGNISDERLWEARVHNRYKLVEKAREWTRDQHIARGASEPTLHWINEALDPNALTIGFARRFATYKRATLLLSQPERLRKLLTDPHRPVQFIFAGKAHPADDGGKSLIRQIVDFTKDDPEMRKRLLFIENYDMEVARYMLHGVDVWLNNPRRPHEASGTSGEKCVLNGGLHASVLDGWWDEMYISSEDSDFETQSSNGVENGFAIGTRFMHADDAQQDASDAASLFDLLEHRIIPLFWDRETNLYPRRWMKRVRHSLATNGPKVLATRMVMDYTNELYTPLGEHAKRLAEHAGQRAIEFNRWKDKVRKAWHEVTINAVHIADSAATAGEQREIVIEANLGSLNPTDVKVQVLHGAVTVDGTITEPDVLDLAIGDDGRWHGNLHLTNAGEHGVTARIIPHHEDLGHFASVGKITVLS; encoded by the coding sequence GTGGCCAAGGCCATTCGTACATTTCGCATCAAACCATCGTTGCCTCAAGAACTTGAGCAACTCAACGCATTGGCCGCCAACCTTCGTTGGTCTTGGCATCGTCCGACCTTAGACCTCTTTGCCAGTATTGACCCTGACCTGTGGGAAGAAACAGGCGAAAATCCGGTCAAGTTCATTAATCGTTTGCACCCTGACCGTATGGAGTCCCTACGCCATGATGAGGCATTCTTGGCGCGTGTAACTCGTGAACACGATGAACTCCAACACTATTTAACACGAGACATGTGGGCCCAGTTCCAAGAAACCCCACCAACAGGCATTGCCTATTTCAGTGCTGAGTTTGGGTTAACGGAAGTCATGCAGATTTATTCTGGAGGGCTAGGGATTCTGGCAGGAGACCACCTCAAGAGTGCAAGTGACCTGGGCTTGCCCCTGAGCGGTGTCGGTTTGTTTTACCGCCACGGCTATTTCAATCAATCCCTTGACTCAACCCATTGGCAGCGTGAGAGTTACCCCGATGTCAATCCCCATGACATGCCAGTTGAACGCCTATCTGAACATGGTGAGCCTGTGTATGTAACGGTTGATCTCGATGGCCGTACCGTGACCATACAAACATGGGTGGCTTCTGTTGGACGGGTGCCGCTGTTGTTATTGGATACAGATGTTGAAGGCAACCACCCTGATGACCGTGTGGTTACCGACCGCCTCTACGGTGGTGATGCAACCCATCGTGTGCGTCAAGAGATTGTGTTAGGTATCGGTGGGATTCGAGCACTAGCAGAAGCTGTTCGGCTCGGTGTTGTGCCCTTCACCCCCACGGTCTTTCATGCTAACGAGGGCCACGCGATGTTCTTACAGTTTGAACGTATGCGCCAACTGATCACCGGCCAGCGCAGCGTACTTGTTCCTGGTGGTACCGACGGGGTTACCAACGGGATGACCTTTGAGGAAGCAAAAGAAGTTGCCCGGGCAGGGGTGCTCTTCACAACGCACACGCCGGTTCCTGCGGGTATCGACCGCTTTGATCGCGGCCTAATTGAACACTGGTTTGCAAACTTTGCGGATTCATTTGGTGGTATGGATGCTCTATTGAGTTTGGGTCATGAAAATGGTTCCGATAAGTTCAATATGGCGATGTTTGGGTTGCGCTTATCATCCAAGGCAAACGGTGTATCCAAACTCCATGGCCAAGTAAGCCGAGAAATGTTCCAGTCTGTCTGGGCTGGCGTTGAAGTAAGTGACGTACCAATTACGTCAATCACGAATGGCGTTCATGCTGAAACATGGACAAGCAATGAAATGAGCCAGATATTCGATGAGCATCTGGCCGAAGGTTGGCGCTGGAATCCTGATGCTTGGGCTAACGCCGGCAATATAAGCGATGAACGTCTGTGGGAAGCTCGCGTGCATAACCGCTACAAGCTGGTTGAAAAGGCGCGTGAATGGACTCGTGACCAACACATTGCACGTGGCGCGAGTGAACCAACCCTGCATTGGATTAACGAAGCGTTAGACCCTAATGCGTTAACGATCGGGTTTGCACGACGTTTTGCAACCTATAAACGGGCAACCTTGCTTCTCAGCCAGCCAGAACGGTTGCGTAAATTGTTGACTGATCCACACCGACCCGTTCAGTTCATTTTCGCGGGGAAGGCCCATCCAGCTGATGACGGAGGCAAGTCACTCATTCGCCAGATTGTTGACTTCACTAAAGATGACCCTGAGATGCGTAAGCGTCTGCTCTTCATTGAAAACTATGACATGGAAGTAGCCCGTTACATGCTGCATGGGGTGGATGTCTGGTTAAACAATCCACGTCGCCCCCATGAAGCATCTGGTACATCTGGTGAAAAGTGTGTATTGAATGGTGGTCTCCACGCCAGTGTGCTTGATGGCTGGTGGGACGAAATGTATATCAGCTCAGAAGATTCTGACTTTGAAACGCAAAGCAGCAACGGCGTTGAAAATGGTTTTGCTATCGGTACCCGTTTCATGCATGCCGATGATGCACAACAAGATGCCTCTGATGCGGCCAGTTTGTTTGACCTCCTTGAACACCGGATTATTCCCTTGTTCTGGGATCGTGAAACAAACTTGTATCCCCGTCGCTGGATGAAGCGGGTTCGTCATTCCTTGGCCACAAACGGCCCCAAGGTCCTTGCTACGCGCATGGTGATGGATTACACGAATGAGCTCTACACCCCGCTAGGCGAACACGCCAAGCGCTTGGCTGAACATGCCGGTCAGCGTGCTATTGAGTTCAACCGTTGGAAGGATAAGGTCCGCAAGGCCTGGCATGAAGTCACGATCAATGCGGTCCATATCGCCGATAGCGCAGCAACCGCTGGTGAACAGCGTGAAATTGTCATTGAAGCCAACCTTGGCTCGCTGAACCCAACGGATGTGAAAGTTCAAGTCCTCCATGGGGCAGTCACCGTTGATGGCACCATCACTGAGCCAGATGTACTTGACCTTGCCATTGGTGACGATGGCCGCTGGCACGGCAACCTTCATTTGACCAATGCGGGTGAACACGGGGTCACCGCACGCATCATTCCCCACCACGAAGACCTAGGCCACTTTGCCTCCGTGGGGAAGATCACCGTCTTGAGCTAG
- a CDS encoding alpha-1,4-glucan--maltose-1-phosphate maltosyltransferase — MQNRIQITQVQPQIDGGRYAAKGVNNRQIPVSAVCFREGHDLVAASVRFRAINEHDWRITPLSAQTFDRFTATITPDSLGAWEFEIVAWTDHWRSWCDGMRKKVDAFVPDLDVDFADGAQILNEHIALAEDDPSAQAQLHALATALTDPTYPYADRIKAAEDPRIDALIRAHPWMPDASFSGALPLWIDRKRAAFSTWYEFFPRSIGSDGFTSGTFAQAESALPRIAEMGFDVVYLPPIHPIGITNRKGPNNSLIAGPNDPGVPWAIGSDEGGHMAVHPALGTLDDFDHFVQAVKDLGMEVALDFAIQCSPDHPWVKEHPEWFRIKSDGSIAYAENPPKKYQDIYPIDFSTPDQEGLWNALYEVVMFWIGHDIAIFRVDNPHTKALNFWEWLIDKVHQTNPDVIFLAEAFTRPVMMHQLAKLGFTQSYTYFAWRRHKQEMIDYVVELVTETADFLRPNFWPNTPDILTDQLQSGSRAMFEIRWALAALLSPNAGMYSGYELLEHTAVALGSEEYKDSEKYQFKPRDFNKAHSIAPWIKLVNGWRHTYPHFQHLTNVWFHGADHDDVLVFSKHDPNGGDPLLAVIHMGANEPINTWVHLDLQRLGLPEQASYKVRDLVSGNTWFWHGAHNPVSLNPWNGAPMHLFDLSQKVD, encoded by the coding sequence GTGCAAAATCGTATCCAAATCACTCAAGTCCAGCCTCAAATTGATGGGGGTCGTTACGCGGCTAAAGGCGTAAATAATCGTCAAATACCCGTGTCTGCAGTTTGTTTCCGAGAAGGTCATGATCTTGTTGCTGCCTCCGTACGATTCCGGGCAATCAACGAACATGATTGGAGAATTACTCCACTTAGTGCCCAAACATTTGATCGTTTTACCGCCACCATTACACCTGATTCGCTGGGGGCTTGGGAATTTGAAATCGTCGCATGGACAGATCATTGGCGGTCTTGGTGCGACGGTATGCGCAAAAAAGTTGATGCATTTGTTCCCGATCTTGATGTCGATTTTGCTGATGGTGCCCAGATACTTAATGAACACATTGCCCTCGCTGAAGATGACCCTAGTGCGCAAGCACAATTGCATGCCCTAGCTACCGCATTAACTGACCCTACTTATCCCTACGCTGACCGGATCAAGGCCGCTGAAGACCCACGGATAGATGCACTTATTAGGGCGCATCCATGGATGCCAGATGCCTCTTTCTCCGGTGCACTTCCCCTTTGGATTGATCGCAAACGGGCTGCATTTAGCACCTGGTACGAGTTTTTCCCCCGTTCCATCGGGTCTGACGGATTTACGTCCGGCACCTTCGCCCAAGCCGAATCCGCATTGCCACGTATTGCTGAAATGGGCTTTGACGTGGTGTATCTACCACCCATCCATCCCATTGGGATAACGAACCGAAAAGGTCCCAATAACTCGCTGATTGCCGGACCAAACGACCCTGGGGTGCCCTGGGCGATTGGGTCTGACGAAGGTGGGCATATGGCTGTCCATCCAGCACTGGGCACATTGGATGATTTTGACCATTTTGTCCAAGCGGTGAAGGACCTCGGCATGGAAGTCGCATTGGACTTTGCCATTCAATGTTCCCCTGACCATCCTTGGGTGAAGGAACATCCTGAATGGTTCCGTATCAAGAGTGATGGTTCTATCGCCTATGCAGAAAATCCCCCAAAGAAATACCAAGATATTTATCCCATAGATTTCAGCACCCCAGACCAAGAGGGGCTTTGGAATGCCCTCTATGAGGTGGTGATGTTTTGGATTGGGCACGATATCGCCATCTTCCGTGTTGATAACCCCCACACAAAAGCATTGAACTTTTGGGAGTGGTTAATTGATAAGGTCCACCAAACGAATCCAGATGTTATTTTCTTGGCTGAGGCCTTTACCCGCCCAGTGATGATGCATCAATTAGCCAAACTCGGATTTACGCAGAGCTACACCTATTTTGCTTGGCGCCGCCATAAGCAAGAAATGATTGATTATGTTGTTGAACTGGTGACAGAAACCGCTGACTTCTTACGTCCAAACTTCTGGCCAAATACACCAGATATTCTGACCGACCAGTTGCAGAGCGGATCGCGGGCAATGTTTGAGATTCGTTGGGCATTAGCCGCATTGTTAAGCCCAAATGCCGGTATGTACTCCGGATATGAACTCCTCGAACACACTGCAGTTGCATTGGGGAGTGAAGAATATAAAGACAGCGAAAAATACCAGTTCAAACCTCGTGACTTTAACAAAGCTCACTCTATTGCCCCTTGGATCAAACTGGTCAATGGCTGGCGGCATACCTATCCGCATTTCCAACACCTAACGAATGTGTGGTTCCACGGCGCCGACCACGATGATGTACTCGTATTTTCAAAACATGACCCTAACGGTGGCGACCCACTGCTAGCCGTCATTCATATGGGCGCAAACGAACCAATTAACACGTGGGTCCATCTCGATTTGCAACGCCTCGGCCTTCCTGAGCAAGCCTCCTATAAAGTAAGAGACCTAGTATCTGGAAATACATGGTTTTGGCATGGAGCCCACAACCCGGTGTCGCTCAATCCATGGAACGGCGCACCAATGCATCTCTTCGATTTGTCTCAGAAGGTGGACTAA
- a CDS encoding DUF368 domain-containing protein encodes MAKHSGTSYRDTSPTTPIIHILQGLLMGAADAVPGVSGGTMALICGIYDRLVGSIAIGVDAILLLFQGKWRQSLKRLGHIRWFFLLPLVLGIGLSVVTASHILPDLIATYPTVTSALFFGLVAASLQAPYREIGRSLQPRDWVVMIAFALFAFWLVGLNEAGTVTDPGYLRIFLSAAIAITAMILPGISGAYLLVVLGMYTPTLTALKSLNLPYVVTFALGAAIGLGGFSKILTWLLTHHRATTMSALLGLMVGSLRTLWPFTAGMSIAQGSIVVAWIGLGMVMVTAIMHIALRTSAS; translated from the coding sequence ATGGCTAAACACTCAGGCACGTCGTATCGAGATACTTCCCCAACAACTCCGATCATTCACATTCTTCAGGGTCTCCTGATGGGTGCTGCCGATGCCGTACCCGGCGTCTCTGGTGGCACGATGGCCTTGATTTGTGGAATCTACGACCGGCTCGTTGGTTCTATTGCCATTGGAGTTGACGCCATTTTGTTACTCTTCCAAGGCAAGTGGCGGCAATCCCTGAAGCGACTGGGACATATTCGGTGGTTCTTCTTGTTGCCACTAGTACTGGGGATAGGGCTCTCCGTGGTCACTGCGAGCCACATTTTGCCCGACCTTATTGCTACCTACCCGACGGTCACAAGTGCGCTCTTTTTTGGGTTGGTAGCAGCAAGCTTGCAAGCACCCTACCGAGAAATTGGTCGGTCGCTCCAGCCCCGCGATTGGGTAGTGATGATTGCGTTTGCGTTGTTTGCCTTTTGGCTAGTGGGGCTGAATGAAGCCGGAACGGTCACCGACCCCGGCTACCTCCGCATTTTTCTCAGCGCAGCCATTGCAATCACCGCAATGATTCTTCCAGGTATCAGCGGAGCCTATCTGCTCGTTGTCCTGGGAATGTATACCCCCACACTGACTGCACTTAAAAGTCTCAACCTGCCTTATGTCGTTACCTTTGCACTCGGAGCGGCTATTGGCCTGGGCGGATTTTCGAAGATACTTACTTGGCTCCTCACCCATCATCGTGCCACGACAATGAGTGCTTTACTCGGACTGATGGTTGGGTCACTTCGAACCCTCTGGCCATTCACGGCTGGCATGAGCATTGCCCAAGGCAGCATTGTCGTTGCCTGGATCGGCTTGGGTATGGTTATGGTTACTGCCATCATGCACATCGCCCTGCGCACATCCGCGTCCTAA